From Pagrus major chromosome 6, Pma_NU_1.0, one genomic window encodes:
- the cbfa2t2 gene encoding protein CBFA2T2 isoform X3: MVGMPSVLNYSREKKSPAMPGSPVDAKTHSRSAPSSSVSSTMPPLPSVNPSGPRPASFSTTALTNGNHHSPPTLNAVPSPPQRYSNGPSSSSSSSLANQQLPATCGARQLSKLKRFLTTLQQFGNDISPEIGDSVRSLVLALVNSTVTIEEFHSRLQEATNFPLRPFVIPFLKANLPLLQRELLHCARAAKQTPAQYLSQHEHLLLSTTMASSPDSSELLMEPPEVGTKRHSPSRGKENGFHERPPVALEPAAKRICTISPAPRHSPAHPLPLSTQLHPTPPPLQHYALDDIAAPHILHREHSQRMLEIRELKDRPRLPGTNGGYREEPVDHRLTDREWADEWRHLDHVLNCIVDMVEKTRRSVSVLRRCQESDREELNYWRRRSSEQEDPRKGGSGSAPFSKTHSPHSAETDSQREFAPRPGSAYVTDEIWRKAEEAVNEVKRQAMDEVQKAVAEAEQKAFEMIAAERAKMEKTLTEAKRKAQEDAIQVINEQEDSSECCWNCGRKASETCSGCNAARYCGSFCQHKDWERHHLICSPGLQAQPKPVSAITASRAAAAAAGVSPVGLAGVKAPESVPSVSSPGGEKASVASRSSTPSTPASAPETNGH; encoded by the exons ACAGTAGAGAGAAGAAGAGTCCTGCCATGCCCGGTTCTCCTGTGGATGCTAAGACTCATTCCAGATCAGCCCCCAGCAGCAGCGTCAGCTCCACTATGCCACCCCTGCCTTCTGTCAACCCCAGCGGCCCTCGCCCGGCCTCCTTTTCCACCACAGCAT TGACCAACGGGAATCATCATTCCCCACCGACACTGAATGCAGTGCCATCTCCACCGCAGCGTTACAGCAACGgaccatcctcttcctcttcctcttcgcTGGCGAACCAGCAGCTGCCGGCCACCTGTGGGGCTCGCCAGCTGAGCAAGCTGAAACGTTTCCTGACCACGCTGCAGCAGTTTGGCAACGACATCTCTCCTGAGATTGGAGACAGCGTCCGAAGCCTTGTCCTGGCCCTCGTG AATTCAACAGTTACCATTGAGGAGTTCCATTCACGGCTTCAGGAGGCCACCAACTTCCCCTTACGGCCCTTTGTTATTCCCTTTCTCAAG GCAAACTTGCCGCttctccagagggagctgctcCACTGTGCACGGGCAGCCAAGCAGACCCCGGCCCAGTACCTTTCCCAGCATGAGCATCTCCTGCTGAGCACCACCATGGCCTCCTCTCCAGACTCCTCCGAGCTGCTGATGGAGCCCCCTGAAGTTGGCACCAAGAGACACAGCCCCAGCAG AGGTAAAGAAAATGGCTTCCACGAACGTCCCCCTGTAGCGCTGGAGCCCGCCGCAAAGCGAATCTGCACCATCAGCCCCGCTCCCCGACACAGCCCCGCCCACCCGCTGCCCCTCAGCACCCAGCTCCACCCGACCCCTCCGCCCTTGCAGCACTACGCCCTGGATGACATCGCAGCGCCACACATCCTGCACCGCGAGCACAGCCAGCGCATGTTGGAGATCCGCGAGCTCAAAGACAGGCCCAGACTCCCTG GCACTAACGGGGGCTACCGCGAGGAGCCAGTGGACCACAGACTGACAGACCGAGAGTGGGCTGATGAATGGAGGCATCTGGACCAT GTGTTGAACTGCATCGTGGACATGGTGGAAAAGACACGGCGGTCGGTGAGCGTGCTCAGACGGTGCCAGGAGTCCGATCGCGAGGAGCTCAACTACTGGAGGCGGCGTTCGAGCGAGCAGGAGGACCCACGCAAAGGAGGCTCCGGCTCCGCTCCCTTCTCAAAGACACACAGCCCCCACTCTGCAGAGACGG ACTCCCAGCGCGAGTTTGCACCGCGGCCAGGCTCAGCATACGTTACAGATGAGATCTGGAGGAAAGCTG AAGAGGCGGTGAACGAGGTGAAGCGTCAGGCCATGGACGAGGTCCAGAAAGCGGTAGCGGAGGCTGAACAGAAAGCTTTTGAGATGATTGCTGCAGAGAGGGCAAAGATGGAAAAGACTCTGACTGAGGCGAAGAGGAAGGCGCAAGAGGACGCCATCCAGGTCATCAATGAACAGGAGGATTCCAGTGAG TGTTGCTGGAACTGCGGCCGCAAAGCCAGCGAGACGTGCAGCGGCTGCAACGCCGCTCGCTACTGCGGCTCCTTCTGCCAGCACAAAGACTGGGAGAGGCATCACCTCATTTGCAGCCCGGGACTTCAGGCTCAACCCAAACCGGTTTCTGCCATCACTGCAAGCAGGGCGGCAGCAGCTGCCGCCGGGGTGTCTCCTGTCGGTCTGGCTGGGGTCAAGGCACCTGAAAGCGTGCCCTCAGTCTCCAGTCCCGGTGGAGAGAAGGCATCGGTCGCTTCTCGCTCCTCCACTCCCTCCACCCCCGCCTCGGCCCCCGAGACCAACGGACACTGA
- the cbfa2t2 gene encoding protein CBFA2T2 isoform X1: protein MPGSPVDAKTHSRSAPSSSVSSTMPPLPSVNPSGPRPASFSTTALTNGNHHSPPTLNAVPSPPQRYSNGPSSSSSSSLANQQLPATCGARQLSKLKRFLTTLQQFGNDISPEIGDSVRSLVLALVNSTVTIEEFHSRLQEATNFPLRPFVIPFLKANLPLLQRELLHCARAAKQTPAQYLSQHEHLLLSTTMASSPDSSELLMEPPEVGTKRHSPSRGKENGFHERPPVALEPAAKRICTISPAPRHSPAHPLPLSTQLHPTPPPLQHYALDDIAAPHILHREHSQRMLEIRELKDRPRLPGTNGGYREEPVDHRLTDREWADEWRHLDHVLNCIVDMVEKTRRSVSVLRRCQESDREELNYWRRRSSEQEDPRKGGSGSAPFSKTHSPHSAETDSQREFAPRPGSAYVTDEIWRKAEEAVNEVKRQAMDEVQKAVAEAEQKAFEMIAAERAKMEKTLTEAKRKAQEDAIQVINEQEDSSECCWNCGRKASETCSGCNAARYCGSFCQHKDWERHHLICSPGLQAQPKPVSAITASRAAAAAAGVSPVGLAGVKAPESVPSVSSPGGEKASVASRSSTPSTPASAPETNGH from the exons ATGCCCGGTTCTCCTGTGGATGCTAAGACTCATTCCAGATCAGCCCCCAGCAGCAGCGTCAGCTCCACTATGCCACCCCTGCCTTCTGTCAACCCCAGCGGCCCTCGCCCGGCCTCCTTTTCCACCACAGCAT TGACCAACGGGAATCATCATTCCCCACCGACACTGAATGCAGTGCCATCTCCACCGCAGCGTTACAGCAACGgaccatcctcttcctcttcctcttcgcTGGCGAACCAGCAGCTGCCGGCCACCTGTGGGGCTCGCCAGCTGAGCAAGCTGAAACGTTTCCTGACCACGCTGCAGCAGTTTGGCAACGACATCTCTCCTGAGATTGGAGACAGCGTCCGAAGCCTTGTCCTGGCCCTCGTG AATTCAACAGTTACCATTGAGGAGTTCCATTCACGGCTTCAGGAGGCCACCAACTTCCCCTTACGGCCCTTTGTTATTCCCTTTCTCAAG GCAAACTTGCCGCttctccagagggagctgctcCACTGTGCACGGGCAGCCAAGCAGACCCCGGCCCAGTACCTTTCCCAGCATGAGCATCTCCTGCTGAGCACCACCATGGCCTCCTCTCCAGACTCCTCCGAGCTGCTGATGGAGCCCCCTGAAGTTGGCACCAAGAGACACAGCCCCAGCAG AGGTAAAGAAAATGGCTTCCACGAACGTCCCCCTGTAGCGCTGGAGCCCGCCGCAAAGCGAATCTGCACCATCAGCCCCGCTCCCCGACACAGCCCCGCCCACCCGCTGCCCCTCAGCACCCAGCTCCACCCGACCCCTCCGCCCTTGCAGCACTACGCCCTGGATGACATCGCAGCGCCACACATCCTGCACCGCGAGCACAGCCAGCGCATGTTGGAGATCCGCGAGCTCAAAGACAGGCCCAGACTCCCTG GCACTAACGGGGGCTACCGCGAGGAGCCAGTGGACCACAGACTGACAGACCGAGAGTGGGCTGATGAATGGAGGCATCTGGACCAT GTGTTGAACTGCATCGTGGACATGGTGGAAAAGACACGGCGGTCGGTGAGCGTGCTCAGACGGTGCCAGGAGTCCGATCGCGAGGAGCTCAACTACTGGAGGCGGCGTTCGAGCGAGCAGGAGGACCCACGCAAAGGAGGCTCCGGCTCCGCTCCCTTCTCAAAGACACACAGCCCCCACTCTGCAGAGACGG ACTCCCAGCGCGAGTTTGCACCGCGGCCAGGCTCAGCATACGTTACAGATGAGATCTGGAGGAAAGCTG AAGAGGCGGTGAACGAGGTGAAGCGTCAGGCCATGGACGAGGTCCAGAAAGCGGTAGCGGAGGCTGAACAGAAAGCTTTTGAGATGATTGCTGCAGAGAGGGCAAAGATGGAAAAGACTCTGACTGAGGCGAAGAGGAAGGCGCAAGAGGACGCCATCCAGGTCATCAATGAACAGGAGGATTCCAGTGAG TGTTGCTGGAACTGCGGCCGCAAAGCCAGCGAGACGTGCAGCGGCTGCAACGCCGCTCGCTACTGCGGCTCCTTCTGCCAGCACAAAGACTGGGAGAGGCATCACCTCATTTGCAGCCCGGGACTTCAGGCTCAACCCAAACCGGTTTCTGCCATCACTGCAAGCAGGGCGGCAGCAGCTGCCGCCGGGGTGTCTCCTGTCGGTCTGGCTGGGGTCAAGGCACCTGAAAGCGTGCCCTCAGTCTCCAGTCCCGGTGGAGAGAAGGCATCGGTCGCTTCTCGCTCCTCCACTCCCTCCACCCCCGCCTCGGCCCCCGAGACCAACGGACACTGA
- the cbfa2t2 gene encoding protein CBFA2T2 isoform X2, translating to MSGGTAAENDSREKKSPAMPGSPVDAKTHSRSAPSSSVSSTMPPLPSVNPSGPRPASFSTTALTNGNHHSPPTLNAVPSPPQRYSNGPSSSSSSSLANQQLPATCGARQLSKLKRFLTTLQQFGNDISPEIGDSVRSLVLALVNSTVTIEEFHSRLQEATNFPLRPFVIPFLKANLPLLQRELLHCARAAKQTPAQYLSQHEHLLLSTTMASSPDSSELLMEPPEVGTKRHSPSRGKENGFHERPPVALEPAAKRICTISPAPRHSPAHPLPLSTQLHPTPPPLQHYALDDIAAPHILHREHSQRMLEIRELKDRPRLPGTNGGYREEPVDHRLTDREWADEWRHLDHVLNCIVDMVEKTRRSVSVLRRCQESDREELNYWRRRSSEQEDPRKGGSGSAPFSKTHSPHSAETDSQREFAPRPGSAYVTDEIWRKAEEAVNEVKRQAMDEVQKAVAEAEQKAFEMIAAERAKMEKTLTEAKRKAQEDAIQVINEQEDSSECCWNCGRKASETCSGCNAARYCGSFCQHKDWERHHLICSPGLQAQPKPVSAITASRAAAAAAGVSPVGLAGVKAPESVPSVSSPGGEKASVASRSSTPSTPASAPETNGH from the exons ATGAGTggaggaacagcagcagagaacG ACAGTAGAGAGAAGAAGAGTCCTGCCATGCCCGGTTCTCCTGTGGATGCTAAGACTCATTCCAGATCAGCCCCCAGCAGCAGCGTCAGCTCCACTATGCCACCCCTGCCTTCTGTCAACCCCAGCGGCCCTCGCCCGGCCTCCTTTTCCACCACAGCAT TGACCAACGGGAATCATCATTCCCCACCGACACTGAATGCAGTGCCATCTCCACCGCAGCGTTACAGCAACGgaccatcctcttcctcttcctcttcgcTGGCGAACCAGCAGCTGCCGGCCACCTGTGGGGCTCGCCAGCTGAGCAAGCTGAAACGTTTCCTGACCACGCTGCAGCAGTTTGGCAACGACATCTCTCCTGAGATTGGAGACAGCGTCCGAAGCCTTGTCCTGGCCCTCGTG AATTCAACAGTTACCATTGAGGAGTTCCATTCACGGCTTCAGGAGGCCACCAACTTCCCCTTACGGCCCTTTGTTATTCCCTTTCTCAAG GCAAACTTGCCGCttctccagagggagctgctcCACTGTGCACGGGCAGCCAAGCAGACCCCGGCCCAGTACCTTTCCCAGCATGAGCATCTCCTGCTGAGCACCACCATGGCCTCCTCTCCAGACTCCTCCGAGCTGCTGATGGAGCCCCCTGAAGTTGGCACCAAGAGACACAGCCCCAGCAG AGGTAAAGAAAATGGCTTCCACGAACGTCCCCCTGTAGCGCTGGAGCCCGCCGCAAAGCGAATCTGCACCATCAGCCCCGCTCCCCGACACAGCCCCGCCCACCCGCTGCCCCTCAGCACCCAGCTCCACCCGACCCCTCCGCCCTTGCAGCACTACGCCCTGGATGACATCGCAGCGCCACACATCCTGCACCGCGAGCACAGCCAGCGCATGTTGGAGATCCGCGAGCTCAAAGACAGGCCCAGACTCCCTG GCACTAACGGGGGCTACCGCGAGGAGCCAGTGGACCACAGACTGACAGACCGAGAGTGGGCTGATGAATGGAGGCATCTGGACCAT GTGTTGAACTGCATCGTGGACATGGTGGAAAAGACACGGCGGTCGGTGAGCGTGCTCAGACGGTGCCAGGAGTCCGATCGCGAGGAGCTCAACTACTGGAGGCGGCGTTCGAGCGAGCAGGAGGACCCACGCAAAGGAGGCTCCGGCTCCGCTCCCTTCTCAAAGACACACAGCCCCCACTCTGCAGAGACGG ACTCCCAGCGCGAGTTTGCACCGCGGCCAGGCTCAGCATACGTTACAGATGAGATCTGGAGGAAAGCTG AAGAGGCGGTGAACGAGGTGAAGCGTCAGGCCATGGACGAGGTCCAGAAAGCGGTAGCGGAGGCTGAACAGAAAGCTTTTGAGATGATTGCTGCAGAGAGGGCAAAGATGGAAAAGACTCTGACTGAGGCGAAGAGGAAGGCGCAAGAGGACGCCATCCAGGTCATCAATGAACAGGAGGATTCCAGTGAG TGTTGCTGGAACTGCGGCCGCAAAGCCAGCGAGACGTGCAGCGGCTGCAACGCCGCTCGCTACTGCGGCTCCTTCTGCCAGCACAAAGACTGGGAGAGGCATCACCTCATTTGCAGCCCGGGACTTCAGGCTCAACCCAAACCGGTTTCTGCCATCACTGCAAGCAGGGCGGCAGCAGCTGCCGCCGGGGTGTCTCCTGTCGGTCTGGCTGGGGTCAAGGCACCTGAAAGCGTGCCCTCAGTCTCCAGTCCCGGTGGAGAGAAGGCATCGGTCGCTTCTCGCTCCTCCACTCCCTCCACCCCCGCCTCGGCCCCCGAGACCAACGGACACTGA